The Longimicrobium sp. genome has a segment encoding these proteins:
- a CDS encoding ABC transporter ATP-binding protein: LSGGERQRARVARALAQQAPTLALDEPTAALDVAHEMAIFELLHDLGHAGKTVLLITHNLNLAARYADRLVLLDGGRLAAEGTPAQVLTRDTVERVYGWPVEIVPHPGPGPDAGAPQVVPLSGEQCGRMERGHAA; this comes from the coding sequence CGCTTTCAGGCGGGGAGCGGCAGCGGGCCCGGGTGGCTCGCGCGCTGGCACAGCAGGCGCCCACGTTGGCGCTGGACGAGCCCACGGCCGCGCTGGACGTGGCCCACGAGATGGCCATCTTCGAGCTGCTGCACGACCTGGGGCACGCCGGCAAGACGGTGCTCCTGATCACCCACAACCTGAACCTTGCCGCGCGCTACGCCGACCGCCTGGTCCTTCTGGACGGCGGACGCCTGGCCGCCGAGGGCACCCCCGCGCAGGTGCTGACGAGGGACACCGTCGAGCGCGTCTACGGCTGGCCGGTGGAGATCGTTCCGCATCCCGGGCCGGGTCCGGACGCCGGCGCGCCGCAGGTGGTGCCGCTGTCGGGAGAGCAGTGCGGGCGAATGGAGCGTGGACATGCGGCGTAG